The following is a genomic window from Azospirillaceae bacterium.
AGCAGCTTCTCATACGTCTTTTCACCCAGCGCCTTGCTGTCGGCCATATTGATGACCACCCGCAGGTCGGCCATGGGGTTGGCCTGGTAGCTGAGCTTCAGGAAGGCGTAGGCGTCGGTGATGGAGGTCGGCTCGTCCGTCGTCACCACCAGGGTGGTGCCGGCGGGGCCGGAGAAGGTGCGGACCATGCGGTCCACGCCGGCACCCAGGTCGATGACCACCCAGTCATAGTTGCGGGCCACGTCCGACAGCTCGGTGCGCAGCTGGGTCAGCCGTGCCGGGGGCAGGTTGGCCAGTGTGCCGGTGCCGGAACGGCCGGCGATGATGTCGAACCCGCCCTCGGGGAAGCGTTGGGCCGCCCCTTGCAGGGTCACCATGCCGTCGATCACCTGGCCCAGGTCGCGCTTGGGCATCAGGCCCAGCTGGATGTCCACGTTGGCCAGGCCCAGATCGCCGTCGAACAGCAGCGTGCGCTTGCCGGTGCGCGCCAGGGCGTGTGCCAGGGTGACGGAGAAGAAGGTCTTGCCCACGCCACCCTTGCCGCTGGCCACCGCGATGACGTTCTGGCGGCGCAGGGGGGTGACGTTGTCGGCGG
Proteins encoded in this region:
- a CDS encoding MinD/ParA family protein encodes the protein MNDLLSPTGSPNAATADNVTPLRRQNVIAVASGKGGVGKTFFSVTLAHALARTGKRTLLFDGDLGLANVDIQLGLMPKRDLGQVIDGMVTLQGAAQRFPEGGFDIIAGRSGTGTLANLPPARLTQLRTELSDVARNYDWVVIDLGAGVDRMVRTFSGPAGTTLVVTTDEPTSITDAYAFLKLSYQANPMADLRVVINMADSKALGEKTYEKLLTVCQRYLKMSPKLGGIVRRDAKVREAIRNQSPLFVRFPTSDAAHDIENVANRLNLGG